The proteins below are encoded in one region of Juglans microcarpa x Juglans regia isolate MS1-56 chromosome 4D, Jm3101_v1.0, whole genome shotgun sequence:
- the LOC121260979 gene encoding mannosyltransferase APTG1 codes for MRQRQRQKSGISPSSNQHDAQNPRFPKSDRHKPPTNCYLLSSTRRVFALCLAFRVVNALLVQTYFNPDEHWQALEVAHRIVFGYGHLTWEWKKGIRSYLHPLLFAVLYKVLALLGLDSSWFMQRAPRLLQSIFSAVGDLYLYKMSDVLFGDCVAEWALFSQLANWFMIFCFPRTLSNNLETALTLVSLYHWPCIRVSPTKVPLVSRKWGLALAALACVIRPTSAIIWVYIGLLELFGTNDRLRLIFLEVAPIGALVLGLTCLLDRLMYGSWVLVPLNFLKFNFLSSGGDYYGTHKWHWYFTQGFPVMLFSFLPFSVAGIVWSKHWKLSGLIAWVLGLYSLLGHKEFRFVLPVLPIALMFSGFALAKTKASDSQDTEKKGSLNTHSRHPFKRLSILFLLATNIPMALYMSLVHQRGTEDVMIYLSEEARNDKVKSILFLMPCHATPYYSTLHRNLPMRFLDCSPSEEKEIPDESDRFMMDPISFVSEFTKSWSIPSHIVLFGSEERLLRDFLTSHSFKEIRRFFHSHFKVDRELQASVVVYVWTGH; via the exons atgagacagagacagagacagaagAGTGGAATCAGTCCATCATCCAATCAACACGATGCCCAAAACCCAAGATTTCCAAAATCAGATCGCCACAAACCACCTACAAATTGCTATCTCCTTTCCTCAACCAGGAGAGTTTTTGCACTCTGCTTGGCCTTCAGAGTGGTCAATGCTTTGTTGGTGCAGACGTATTTCAACCCAGATGAACACTGGCAGGCTCTCGAAGTCGCTCATCGCATTGTTTTCGG GTATGGGCATTTGACTTGGGAGTGGAAGAAGGGGATCCGTAGCTACTTGCATCCGCTGCTGTTTGCTGTTCTCTATAAAGTTCTCGCTCTTTTGGGTCTTGATAGTTCATGGTTCATG CAAAGGGCTCCAAGGCTGCTGCAGTCCATATTTTCTGCAGTGGGCGATTTGTATTTGTACAAAATGTCAGATGTCCTCTTTGGTGACTGTGTTGCGGAATGGGCA CTCTTTTCACAGTTGGCAAATTggtttatgatattttgttttcCCCGTACATTGTCAAATAATTTGGAGACTGCTCTTACACTTGTTAGCCTATACCACTGGCCTTGTATAAGAGTTTCTCCCACCAAAGTTCCCTTGGTTTCGAGGAAGTGGGGTTTGGCACTAGCAGCATTGGCTTGTGTAATTCGACCAACCAGTGCTATTATATGGGTGTACATTGGCCTACTTGAGCTGTTTGGAACTAATGATAGACTGAGATTAATTTTTCTAGAGGTGGCCCCCATTGG GGCCCTGGTTCTTGGATTAACCTGTTTATTGGATCGCTTGATGTATGGCTCGTGGGTCTTAGTACCTCTTAATTTTCTCAAGTTCAATTTTCTTTCCTCTGGAGGAGACTATTATGGAACTCACAAGTGGCACTGGTACTTCACTCAAGGATTTCCGGTCATGCTTTTCTCATTCTTACCTTTTTCTGTTGCTGGAATCGTGTGGTCCAAACACTGGAAGCTGTCTGGCCTTATTGCATGGGTTTTAGGACTTTACAGCCTATTGGGTCACAAAGAATTCAG GTTTGTTCTGCCTGTGCTCCCAATAGCGTTGATGTTCTCCGGATTTGCTTTGGCCAAGACAAAGGCATCTGATTCTCAAGATACCGAGAAGAAAGGATCTTTGAACACCCATTCCAGGCATCCTTTTAAGCGACTTTCCATCTTGTTTTTGCTTGCTACCAATATACCAATGGCCCTCTATATGAGCTTGGTTCATCAG AGAGGAACTGAAGATGTAATGATATATCTATCTGAAGAAGCTCGCAACGACAAAGTGAAAAGCATCCTTTTCCTAATGCCATGCCATGCCACACCTTACTACTCCACTTTGCATCGCAACCTACCCATGCGTTTCCTTGACTGCTCACCAAG tgaagagaaagaaattccGGACGAGTCTGACCGTTTTATGATGGACCCTATCAGTTTTGTATCAGAATTCACAAAAAGCTGGTCGATACCTAGTCATATTGTGTTGTTTGGTTCAGAAGAAAGATTATTGAGGGATTTTCTAACCTCACACTCTTTCAAAGAG ATAAGAAGGTTTTTCCATTCTCACTTCAAAGTGGACCGTGAGCTTCAAGCATCAGTAGTCGTATATGTTTGGACAGGCCATTGA
- the LOC121260978 gene encoding cation/H(+) antiporter 3-like: MQPSRTRAPFVATDGVIFWKVVSLFFELSLPVSASGLGLPEQAKMNSSSIDGTSTASKEICISLPPRVNSDGVWILNATSSLTNFSLPLLEMQLIFVFISNIVCYLILNSFGLITKFVSQMMAGILMGPHVFGGMKSFGELLFPLVSQEMLDTIAMLGYTLFLFLSGVKMDMGIIFRTGRKAMYTGALSLLMPLLLGMGTLQLFGNRWWGLRSSEKLELIFATATHSMTPFPVIACLLSDLNILNSELGRLGLSSAIVSDLFSGFLNSVFTLAKVAYDHSASRAFMDFGIIVVYLAVVVLGARPAMYWMVRQTPEGRPVKDLYIYIIILAVLGSALLSVWFDQLIVFGPFVLGLAVPDGPPLGSTLVYKLDSMVSGALLPLFVITTMMSVNFSGINLNSDLAMAHATAMVVVIVAKFAACLVPPLYSSMPMNDALTLALIMSCKGVVEMANYSIARGQNNIGEKIFSLAMFTILVTASIVPVLIRRLYDPSRKYAGYQKRNLIHHKPNTELRVLSCIHKPDNVPAVINLLERISPTRENPLAVYVLHLIELIGRASPVFISHQMQKKTLSNRSYSQDLILSFSHFQRNNHEAIAVNVFTAISPSKLMYEDICTLALDKLTSLIVLPFHRKYSIDGSIELEDNTLRTLNCSVLDRAPCSVAILVNRGHIRRSTPSVLASYSIAMIFLGGNDDREALILAGRMVNDSNVSLTVVRLIAEGEDSITDCSKMLDSEILKSFKYHSAADHKGCVMYIEEELKDGTETATMLRELIDNYDLCIVGRRYNVESPLTTCLEEWSEFPELGVMGDMLASTDFSGRCSVLVVQQQMTI, from the exons ATGCAACCTAGCAGAACGAGGGCGCCATTTGTAGCCACAGACGGTGTCATTTTCTGGAAAGTAGTGTCTTTGTTCTTTGAACTTTCTCTACCTGTGTCTGCCTCTGGTCTCGGGCTACCTGAGCAGGCAAAGATGAATTCATCAAGCATTGACGGCACCAGTACTGCAAGTAAAGAAATATGCATTTCTCTACCACCTCGAGTAAATTCAGATGGCGTCTGGATCTTGAATGCCACTTCATCTCTTACCAACTTCTCCTTGCCACTGCTGGAAATGCAATTGATTTTCGTGTTCATCTCCAACATAGTCTGTTATTTGATCCTCAATAGCTTTGGGCTGATTACCAAATTTGTCTCTCAAATGATG GCTGGAATATTAATGGGTCCTCACGTTTTTGGCGGCATGAAAAGTTTTGGTGAACTCCTGTTCCCCCTTGTAAGTCAGGAAATGCTTGATACGATAGCTATGTTAGGCTACACGTTATTTCTATTTCTAAGTGGAGTGAAAATGGATATGGGAATTATATTCAGAACCGGAAGAAAGGCCATGTATACAGGTGCTTTGTCCCTATTAATGCCCTTGTTACTTGGTATGGGAACGCTCCAGCTTTTCGGCAATCGCTGGTGGGGTCTAAGAAGCTCAGAAAAGCTGGAACTTATCTTCGCGACTGCGACACATTCTATGACTCCATTTCCGGTCATAGCTTGCCTTCTGAGTGATCTCAATATCCTAAACTCAGAACTCGGCCGGCTAGGACTATCTTCTGCAATTGTCAGCGATTTATTCAGTGGATTTCTCAACAGTGTTTTCACATTGGCTAAAGTTGCCTATGATCATTCAGCCAGCAGGGCTTTCATGGATTTCGGGATTATCGTAGTATATCTCGCTGTTGTCGTGCTTGGTGCCCGGCCGGCGATGTATTGGATGGTCAGACAGACCCCAGAAGGGAGACCTGTCAAGGACCTCTACATCTATATAATCATTCTAGCAGTTCTGGGTTCAGCTTTGCTGTCTGTGTGGTTTGACCAATTGATAGTATTCGGGCCatttgttttgggtttggcCGTGCCAGACGGACCGCCATTGGGTTCCACTCTAGTTTATAAGCTCGATAGCATGGTCTCAGGGGCGCTTTTGCCACTCTTTGTAATCACAACCATGATGAGTGTAAATTTCTCAGGCATCAACCTTAATTCCGATCTAGCAATGGCCCATGCAACAGCAATGGTGGTTGTCATCGTTGCCAAGTTTGCAGCCTGTTTGGTTCCTCCACTGTATTCCAGTATGCCCATGAATGATGCTCTCACACTGGCTCTCATTATGAGTTGCAAAGGCGTTGTCGAAATGGCCAATTATAGCATTGCCAGAGGCCAAAAC AACATAGGCGAGAAGATTTTCTCGCTTGCAATGTTCACTATTCTAGTAACTGCAAGCATTGTGCCAGTTCTGATAAGAAGGTTATACGATCCTTCAAGGAAATATGCAGGCTAccagaaaagaaatttaattcatCATAAACCAAATACGGAACTACGGGTACTTTCTTGCATCCACAAACCAGACAACGTCCCCGCCGTCATCAACCTCCTTGAGCGTATATCTCCAACTCGAGAGAACCCTCTTGCTGTTTACGTTCTTCATCTCATTGAGCTAATCGGCAGGGCCTCCCCCGTTTTCATTTCTCACCAGATGCAGAAGAAAACTCTCTCCAACCGTTCATACTCCCAAGACTTGATTCTTTCGTTCAGTCACTTCCAGCGAAACAATCACGAAGCAATAGCCGTGAATGTCTTCACCGCGATCTCCCCGTCCAAGCTGATGTACGAAGATATCTGCACGCTTGCACTGGACAAACTCACGTCTCTCATAGTACTCCCGTTTCATCGGAAATACTCCATTGACGGGTCTATTGAGCTGGAAGACAATACCTTAAGGACCCTAAATTGTAGCGTCCTCGACCGAGCGCCTTGCTCTGTGGCAATCCTCGTCAACCGTGGCCATATAAGACGTTCAACGCCTTCTGTGCTAGCGTCATACAGCATTGCCATGATATTCCTGGGAGGCAATGATGATCGGGAGGCACTGATTTTGGCTGGTCGCATGGTGAACGACTCGAACGTTAGCCTGACTGTCGTACGATTGATTGCAGAGGGTGAGGACAGCATTACTGATTGCAGTAAAATGCTGGACTCGGAGATATTGAAGAGCTTCAAGTACCACAGCGCCGCCGATCATAAAGGTTGTGTAATGTACATAGAGGAGGAGTTGAAAGATGGAACCGAGACAGCAACAATGTTGCGAGAACTAATAGATAACTATGATCTTTGTATAGTTGGGAGAAGATACAACGTGGAGAGCCCTCTAACAACATGTCTTGAAGAATGGAGTGAGTTTCCAGAGCTTGGGGTTATGGGAGACATGCTTGCCTCGACAGACTTCAGTGGTAGATGTTCGGTTTTGGTGGTGCAACAACAAATGACAATATAG